From Anopheles arabiensis isolate DONGOLA chromosome 3, AaraD3, whole genome shotgun sequence, a single genomic window includes:
- the LOC120899589 gene encoding uncharacterized protein LOC120899589, whose translation MGIRRDESVARLLLLLGCVALHTSAALAQSQQTFRSQPLYGNRGSSFAAPALTQAAPAPVVPQPPATRDTFRYNPASAAVTELARQIGSILGQQSKAAVFSPVSIACALSLMLLGAEAKTKDELIQVLGFEQYRNHLHNIHQLYSDMLKDLARTEFDRRPPHWRTSNPCYDDDDEEDAAAAAAEFPLQKDVIRVTNAVFVQEGFPLNGGFTYYSNRYYSSNATNVPFAANPAKAVALINAWAARSTEGRIRDIVSESVAAEAEMIVASALYFKGLWSEPFEPQATELKPFYPDGYGRELKLIPSMSTVGCYPYYDSPELDAKIVGLSYQGNKSALYIIQPNNSTRQRMQEFQHRLTPAMIGELVSKMTQRKMYLQLPKMQITNTINLRDVLQRLGLQTIFNRGQSDLSGMVAVPPLSVEQFATRFGLADTDRPADPTAVIFPHEEHYSQPQLQQSSTDIRRGTSNSNNINAATGQQQEPARGAGPQLHVSEFIHRVELEINEKGTEGGAITSSTIFRALPSINLRIDAPFLLLVGHDETRLPLFYGTIYDPTPYLNEGWIFQFWVFPAVEAIGLKLVPASPPVFARSQNRLSRQTIIWNGCHIAKLSTYSYSRSNPVSTMKHLQMLPIALCVLLVPIVHGQWNRYYTPAPQARYTPMVRTAQRVALRHSFETDGTPAPSTVRPRPPAPPTNAPSQLPALTPDNDAKISQLVVDFMMRISRTLPQQQSRTELFSPLSIITVANLLFLGSGGSTHEEFGKVLTPSSMNWKRMHQRYGNVLANLMSSEPIDSRRDQWRRQMCPRDEDYEDGEGGPAAKSQVIRVANGIFYQKDLPMRQQYVMLARSLYGALIQPIDPQASAASTALINRWVSDVTAGKIRNMLEGPLSPSSSVVIANALYFKAKWKTQFEPLVTRDAPFFPDGLDGPSYRVKMMSMSGCLPFYRVRDSLDTTIVGLPYRDDTSTMYLIQPANSSRTAIRRLQATLTGKMLDSWISQMKLQSTMVRLPKMHLRNSVDLLQSFQKLGFNSILSPAKSDLSNMIDSSSSAGPKPYVNQILHKLDLTIDEEGTEGAAATSALVDRIGSQRQFNGNAPFLIYLRHDATGLPLFYGPIFDPR comes from the exons ATGGGCATCAGACGGGACGAAAGCGTCGCacggctactgctgctactgggcTGCGTTGCACTGCACACTTCGGCAGCACTCGCACAGTCGCAGCAAACCTTCCGCTCGCAACCACTGTACGGCAATCGTGGTTCCTCGTTCGCTGCTCCCGCACTAACACAGGCAGCACCGGCACCCGTTGTGCCACAGCCGCCGGCGACGCGGGATACGTTCCGGTACAACCCGGCGTCGGCCGCCGTTACCGAGCTGGCCCGGCAGATCGGCAGCATACTGGGGCAGCAGAGCAAGGCCGCCGTCTTCTCGCCCGTCAGCATTGCGTGCGCCCTGTCGCTGATGTTGCTCGGGGCGGAGGCCAAAACCAAGGACGAGCTGATCCAGGTGCTCGGGTTCGAGCAGTATCGGAACCATCTGCACAACATCCACCAGCTGTACAGCGACATGCTGAAGGATCTGGCCCGGACCGAGTTCGACCGGCGGCCGCCGCACTGGCGCACCTCCAACCCGTGctacgacgatgacgacgaggaggatgcGGCGGCCGCTGCGGCCGAATTCCCGCTCCAGAAGGACGTGATACGCGTCACGAACGCGGTGTTTGTGCAGGAGGGCTTCCCGCTGAATGGTGGCTTCACGTACTACTCGAACCGGTACTACAGCAGCAACGCCACGAACGTACCGTTCGCCGCCAATCCGGCCAAGGCAGTGGCACTGATCAATGCGTGGGCAGCCCGCAGCACCGAGGGCCGGATCCGGGACATCGTGTCCGAGTCGGTGGCGGCCGAGGCGGAAATGATCGTCGCGAGCGCTCTGTACTTCAAGGGGCTTTGGTCGGAACCGTTCGAGCCGCAGGCGACCGAGCTGAAACCGTTCTACCCGGACGGGTACGGGCGAGAGTTGAAGCTGATACCGAGCATGTCGACCGTTGGCTGCTACCCGTACTACGATTCGCCCGAGCTGGACGCGAAGATCGTTGGGCTGTCGTACCAGGGCAACAAGTCAGCGCTGTACATCATACAGCCGAACAATAGTACGCGCCAGAGGATGCAGGAGTTCCAGCACCGCCTAACGCCGGCCATGATCGGTGAGCTCGTGTCGAAGATGACGCAGCGCAAGATGTACCTGCAGCTGCCGAAGATGCAGATCACCAACACGATCAACCTGCGCGACGTGCTGCAGCGGCTCGGGCTGCAAACGATCTTTAACCGCGGGCAGAGCGACCTGTCCGGGATGGTGGCGGTGCCACCACTGTCGGTCGAACAGTTTGCGACCCGGTTTGGCTTAGCGGATACCGATCGGCCGGCCGACCCGACGGCCGTCATTTTTCCGCACGAGGAACACTACTCCCAGCCGCAACTGCAGCAGTCGTCGACAGACATACGGCGCGGTACGAGCAACAGTAACAACATCAACGCTGCAACTGGCCAGCAGCAGGAGCCGGCAAGGGGAGCCGGCCCGCAGCTACACGTGAGCGAGTTCATTCACCGGGTCGAGCTGGAGATCAACGAGAAGGGTACGGAGGGTGGGGCGATCACGTCGTCCACCATCTTCCGGGCGCTACCGTCCATCAATTTGCGCATCGACGCACCgttcctgctgctggtcgGGCATGACGAAACGCGACTGCCCCTGTTTTACGGCACGATCTACGATCCAACGCCCTA TTTA AATGAGGGTTGGATTTTCCAGTTTTGGGTATTTCCAGCAGTTGAAGCAATCGGGTTGAAACTTGTTCCCGCCAGTCCACCAGTGTTTGCTCGATCCCAAAACCGACTATCACGACAAACAATCATCTGGAACGGTTGCCACATTGCTAAACTGAGCACGTACTCGTACAGCCGTTCGAACCCTGT CTCCACAATGAAACACTTGCAAATGCTTCCCATCGCACTGTGCGTGCTTCTGGTGCCGATCGTTCACGGTCAGTGGAATCGGTACTACACACCAGCCCCGCAAGCGCGCTACACACCAATGGTGCGTACGGCGCAGCGAGTCGCACTGCGTCACAGCTTTGAAACCGATGGCACCCCAGCACCTTCCACGGTTCGACCTCGCCCACCGGCACCACCGACCAATGCACCGAGCCAACTGCCTGCACTAACGCCGGACAATGATGCCAAAATCTCCCAGCTGGTCGTTGACTTTATGATGCGCATCAGCCGTACGCTGCCGCAACAGCAAAGCCGCACCGAGCTGTTCTCACCGCTCAGCATCATTACCGTCGCGAACCTGCTGTTCCTTGGGTCGGGCGGAAGTACGCACGAAGAGTTTGGCAAGGTGCTGACACCGTCCAGCATGAACTGGAAGCGTATGCATCAGCGGTATGGGAACGTGCTGGCGAACCTGATGTCATCGGAGCCGATCGACAGTCGGCGGGATCAGTGGCGCCGTCAAATGTGCCCGCGCGATGAAGACTACGAAGATGGGGAAGGTGGTCCGGCTGCAAA GTCACAGGTAATCCGTGTCGCGAACGGTATCTTCTACCAGAAGGATCTGCCCATGCGTCAGCAGTACGTCATGCTTGCCCGCAGCCTGTACGGTGCGCTGATTCAACCGATCGACCCACAAGCGTCCGCCGCCTCCACCGCGCTGATCAACCGTTGGGTCAGTGACGTTACCGCCGGCAAGATACGCAACATGCTCGAGGGCCCGCTGAGCCCCAGCTCGAGCGTGGTGATCGCGAACGCGCTCTACTTCAAAGCCAAGTGGAAGACGCAGTTCGAACCGCTCGTAACGCGCGATGCACCCTTCTTCCCGGACGGGCTCGATGGACCGTCGTACCGCGTAAAGATGATGAGCATGAGCGGCTGCCTGCCGTTCTACCGTGTGCGCGACTCGCTCGATACCACGATCGTGGGCCTACCGTACCGGGACGACACCAGCACGATGTACCTGATACAGCCGGCCAACTCGAGCAGGACGGCCATCCGCCGGCTGCAGGCAACGCTCACCGGCAAGATGCTCGACTCGTGGATCAGCCAGATGaagctccagtcgacgatgGTACGGCTGCCGAAGATGCACCTCCGGAACAGTGTCGATCTGCTGCAGTCCTTCCAGAAGCTGGGCTTCAACTCCATCCTCAGCCCGGCGAAGAGTGACCTCTCGAACATGATCGATAGTAGCAGCAGTGCGGGACCGAAGCCGTACGTGAATCAGATCCTGCACAAGCTAGATCTCACGATCGATGAGGAAGGTACGGAGGGTGCAGCGGCCACCTCGGCGCTGGTCGATCGTATCGGATCCCAGCGCCAGTTCAATGGGAACGCACCGTTCCTGATCTATCTGCGCCACGATGCGACCGGGCTGCCGCTGTTCTACGGGCCGATATTCGATCCGCGCTAA
- the LOC120901864 gene encoding CLIP domain-containing serine protease 2-like isoform X2: MQRMANSLAAVLLLLCLSALCWGYLQECDPEQRCVQLALCGQYLHYVNEPPKYWPPSVRDEALRQLCDVQKAANGSKIYYICCNRKEILCGVTRVQLIAYGQPARAYAFPWMALLETSVSDDLPCGGSLISDRHILTAAHCVKARKVVGVRVGVHDLNERQRDCDDRIHFKDDEYDSGESEEEEEAVDGAEYSASCGPPAQRIPIETIVTHPKYSARSKRNDLAIIRLQYPAIIGCYSNLLAANGTAACLPAGRLVRHWLGIDGDGTAVGRAAVRHPACPAAARLRDAHQGAGPDHRAGRWASVRGRE; this comes from the exons ATGCAACGAATGGCGAACAGTCTTGCAGCGGTGTTGCTACTTCTGTGCTTATCAGCCTTGTGTtggg GTTATCTGCAAGAATGTGACCCCGAGCAAAGGTGCGTCCAGCTGGCACTGTGCGGACAGTATCTGCATTACGTGAACGAACCACCGAAGTATTGGCCGCCCAGTGTACGGGACGAGGCGCTTCGGCAGCTGTGCGATGTTCAGAAGGCTGCCAATGGTTCCAAG ATCTACTACATCTGCTGCAATCGTAAGGAAATTCTGTGTGGCGTTACGCGGGTGCAATTGATCGCTTACGGTCAGCCGGCCCGAGCATACGCCTTCCCCTGGATGGCACTGCTGGAGACGAGTGTCAGCGATGATCTTCCATGCGGCGGCAGTCTCATCAGCGATCGTCACATACTGACGGCGGCTCACTGCGTTAAGGCACGCAAAGT CGTTGGCGTGCGTGTTGGGGTGCATGATCTCAACGAGCGCCAGCGGGACTGTGACGACAGAATTCACTTCAAAGACGACGAGTACGATAGTGGCGAGagtgaggaggaggaggaggcagtGGATGGCGCTGAGTACTCGGCCAGCTGTGGACCGCCCGCTCAACGCATCCCGATCGAAACGATCGTGACGCATCCGAAATATAGTGCACGCTCGAAGCGCAACGATTTGGCGATCATCCGTTTGCAGTACCCCGCCATCATCGG ATGTTATTCCAATCTGCTTGCCGCTAACGGAACAGCTGCGTGCCTACCGGCCGGCCGACTCGTTCGTCACTGGCTGGGGATTGACGGAGACGGGACAGCGGTCGGCCGTGCTGCGGTACGCCATCCTGCCTGCCCTGCCGCTGCCCGACTGCGCGATGCGCATCAAGGAGCTGGACCGGATCATCGTGCTGGACGATGGGCATCTGTGCGCGGGCGGGAATAA
- the LOC120901864 gene encoding phenoloxidase-activating factor 3-like isoform X1, whose translation MQRMANSLAAVLLLLCLSALCWGYLQECDPEQRCVQLALCGQYLHYVNEPPKYWPPSVRDEALRQLCDVQKAANGSKIYYICCNRKEILCGVTRVQLIAYGQPARAYAFPWMALLETSVSDDLPCGGSLISDRHILTAAHCVKARKVVGVRVGVHDLNERQRDCDDRIHFKDDEYDSGESEEEEEAVDGAEYSASCGPPAQRIPIETIVTHPKYSARSKRNDLAIIRLQYPAIIGYNVIPICLPLTEQLRAYRPADSFVTGWGLTETGQRSAVLRYAILPALPLPDCAMRIKELDRIIVLDDGHLCAGGNNRTAHCHGDSGGPLQYVSDSTRFVLQGVVSFGVKSCGTKIAPGVFANVTHFIDWIVQEANVLN comes from the exons ATGCAACGAATGGCGAACAGTCTTGCAGCGGTGTTGCTACTTCTGTGCTTATCAGCCTTGTGTtggg GTTATCTGCAAGAATGTGACCCCGAGCAAAGGTGCGTCCAGCTGGCACTGTGCGGACAGTATCTGCATTACGTGAACGAACCACCGAAGTATTGGCCGCCCAGTGTACGGGACGAGGCGCTTCGGCAGCTGTGCGATGTTCAGAAGGCTGCCAATGGTTCCAAG ATCTACTACATCTGCTGCAATCGTAAGGAAATTCTGTGTGGCGTTACGCGGGTGCAATTGATCGCTTACGGTCAGCCGGCCCGAGCATACGCCTTCCCCTGGATGGCACTGCTGGAGACGAGTGTCAGCGATGATCTTCCATGCGGCGGCAGTCTCATCAGCGATCGTCACATACTGACGGCGGCTCACTGCGTTAAGGCACGCAAAGT CGTTGGCGTGCGTGTTGGGGTGCATGATCTCAACGAGCGCCAGCGGGACTGTGACGACAGAATTCACTTCAAAGACGACGAGTACGATAGTGGCGAGagtgaggaggaggaggaggcagtGGATGGCGCTGAGTACTCGGCCAGCTGTGGACCGCCCGCTCAACGCATCCCGATCGAAACGATCGTGACGCATCCGAAATATAGTGCACGCTCGAAGCGCAACGATTTGGCGATCATCCGTTTGCAGTACCCCGCCATCATCGGGTACA ATGTTATTCCAATCTGCTTGCCGCTAACGGAACAGCTGCGTGCCTACCGGCCGGCCGACTCGTTCGTCACTGGCTGGGGATTGACGGAGACGGGACAGCGGTCGGCCGTGCTGCGGTACGCCATCCTGCCTGCCCTGCCGCTGCCCGACTGCGCGATGCGCATCAAGGAGCTGGACCGGATCATCGTGCTGGACGATGGGCATCTGTGCGCGGGCGGGAATAACAGGACGGCCCACTGCCACGGTGACAGCGGGGGACCGCTGCAGTACGTGTCCGATTCGACGCGCTTCGTCCTGCAGGGAGTGGTTTCGTTCGGTGTGAAATCCTGCGGCACCAAGATAGCGCCGGGCGTGTTCGCTAATGTGACACACTTTATAGATTGGATTGTGCAGGAAGCTAATGTGCTGAATTAG